CCGCGTGTGCTTGTGCGGCGAGACGAGGATCGGCGAATCCCAGTTCCAGCGGAGCGGAGGTTCGTTCTTCCCGGGCTGGGGCTGGATGTAGAGCTGTTCTCCGGTCCGGCGATCCATGCGGTTCAACGCGCCGTACTGAGCTTCCGAGTAGATCGTGTTCGGGTCCTCGGGATCGACGACCGAGTAGAACCCGTCGCCCACGGACGTGACGAACCAGTCGGAATTCGTGATCCCCTGCAGCCCGTCGGTGCGCGAGGGGCCGCCGAGACTGAAATTGTCCTGGGTTCCGCCGTAGACGAAGTAGGGGTCGCCGTTGTCGAGACCGACCCGGTAGAACTGGGTGACCGGCAGGTTCGCCTTGAACTGCCAGCTCTCCGCGCGGTCGAACGTCTCGTAGACGCCGCCGTCGCAACCGACGAGAAGATGGTCGGTGTTCGCGGGGTCGATCCACATCGCGTGGCTGTCGGGGTGCTTGGTCTTCTCTCCCAGCGCATGGAACGTCTTCGCGCCGTCCTCCGATACCTGGATCCAGACGTCCATCGAGTAGACGCGCTCGCGGTTCTTCGGATCGACGAAGATCCGCGCGTACGCCATCGCCGCGCCGGCGAAGTAGGAGGTCCTCTTCTCCCACGTCGCTCCGCGATCGGTCGAACGAAAGATTCCGCCCGCTTTGTTCGCGGCCTCGATCGTCGCGTAGACCACGTCCGGATCCGACGGCGCGATCGCGAGTCCGATCCGTCCCATGTCCTCTTTCGGAAGCCCGCTCGTGAGCTTCGTCCACGAAGCGCCCGCATCGGTCGACTTCCAGATCGCGGATTCCGGCCCGCCGTCGATCATCGTCCAGACGTGGCGCCGGCGCTGGTACGAAGCGGCGTACAGGACGTCGGGATTGCGAGGATCCATGACGACGTCGGTGACCCCGGTGTTCTCGGAGACGGTCAGGACGGCCTTCCACGTCTTTCCGCCGTCGGTGGTCTTGTAGAGACCGCGTTCGCCCCCGGCCGCCCAGAGCGGTCCCTGGGAGGCGACGTAGACGACCTTCGAGTCGCGCGGATCGACGACGATGCGCCCGACGTGCTCCGAGGTCTTCAGGCCCATGTTCTTCCAGGAGGCGCCGCCGTCCTCGGAGCGGTAGACGCCGTCGCCGTAGTAGACGGCGCGCTGGCTGTTGCTCTCCCCCGTGCCGACCCAGACGACCGAAGGGTTGTTGGGATCGATCGTCACGCAGCCGATCGAATACGAGCCCTCGTGGTCGAAGACCGGCGTCCAGGTCGTGCCGTCGTTGACCGTTCGCCAGACCCCTCCCGACGCGACGCCCACGAAGTACCGGCGGCCGTCGGTCGCGGGATCGACCGCGATGTCCATGATCCGCCCCGAGGCGATGCCGGGCCCGATCGAACGGAGCTCGAGCCCGCTCCAGGTGTCGGCGGACGTCGGGCCCGCGGCGGGAGAGGCGCTCTTGTCGGCCGGCCTGGCTTTCGCGGCGCCCGCGGGAAGCGCGGCCGACGACGCGAGCACGATGGCGCAAACGAAGACTCTTTTCACGATCGCTCCTTCCGGTTCGTCCTGTGAATCCGGCAAGGATACGACGGAAATCGAGAAAGGTTCAGCCCCGTCCGGCGGCGCGGAAACCTGGGAGAGAATGGCGGGGATGAAAGAAACCGCGACGTTTGCCGGGGGCTGTTTCTGGTGCATGGAGGCCGTCTTCCTGCCTCTTCGAGGCGTCGAGAAGGTCGTCTCCGGCTACACGGGAGGAACCGTGAAGGACCCGACGTATCGCCAGGTGTGCGGCGGGTCGACGGGACACGCCGAGGCGGTCGAGAT
This is a stretch of genomic DNA from Thermoanaerobaculia bacterium. It encodes these proteins:
- a CDS encoding glycosyl hydrolase, whose product is MKRVFVCAIVLASSAALPAGAAKARPADKSASPAAGPTSADTWSGLELRSIGPGIASGRIMDIAVDPATDGRRYFVGVASGGVWRTVNDGTTWTPVFDHEGSYSIGCVTIDPNNPSVVWVGTGESNSQRAVYYGDGVYRSEDGGASWKNMGLKTSEHVGRIVVDPRDSKVVYVASQGPLWAAGGERGLYKTTDGGKTWKAVLTVSENTGVTDVVMDPRNPDVLYAASYQRRRHVWTMIDGGPESAIWKSTDAGASWTKLTSGLPKEDMGRIGLAIAPSDPDVVYATIEAANKAGGIFRSTDRGATWEKRTSYFAGAAMAYARIFVDPKNRERVYSMDVWIQVSEDGAKTFHALGEKTKHPDSHAMWIDPANTDHLLVGCDGGVYETFDRAESWQFKANLPVTQFYRVGLDNGDPYFVYGGTQDNFSLGGPSRTDGLQGITNSDWFVTSVGDGFYSVVDPEDPNTIYSEAQYGALNRMDRRTGEQLYIQPQPGKNEPPLRWNWDSPILVSPHKHTR